The genomic region TGTATTTGAGTCATGACATTGCGCCTCGCGTCAGATCTTATCATTTTACATATTCTCTTTGTATCATCTGCAGGTGCTCAATCCAAGATTATTATTGCTGCTTTAATTATACCTTTGCTCTCTGTCTTGGTAGAATCCGTGTATGAACGGCTGTCCGCATTCTCCTGCCCTGCAGTCCTTTAGTTCCAGATATCTTGACTGGGACAAGATGATCATAGATTTCCCTCGGgatcaagctcatccagtTATAGTCATAGACAAGCAAAATAATCTTGACTTTTGTTCGCGATCTCTTGTGTGATCCCTTGTTGCTCAGCTCTTTTAACATCTCGTTGAGTTGGTAGATCAAGCTGACTTGGCCAGATCCTTTCGGACCAGAACTCACTGTTGCAAGATCAACGATGATATAAATCTGCCCTCCCAAGTCTTGAATGATTAGCTTGAAGAATGTGAGCCAATCTTGACTAGTTTTCGCCTCCTCGAGTTGCGAATGTCGTAACGACATTTGCTTTTCTGTCGTAACTGTTCCCTCAACTTGCAACGCTTGATACGTCAGATATCTCACCAAATCCGCTGGACTTAGCATTGCATTGGGGCTCGTCTTGTTTGCACTACCCAAAACCCAAAGCGCTGGTATGCTCATCATGGTAACAGCTTGAATGATATCTATTGCGAAATCCTGGATCGCCCAGCGGGTCGTGAAGCTGCCCctgatgatggtgagggAAGAATGTGGACAAGAGGACCATCTGGCGAGTTTTGGAGACAACCAGAACTCATTGGTGGATATTGCTGCTCCTCTACCCGACGCCCGTCGATTGCGAAGGAATAGGTGGTGTTTATACAAGGACTTGGGATCTTCAAGGCTCTGAGAGAAGGTTGCCAATGCTTGGGATAACTGCAGAGAGGAGAGCTTTTGGTTGGTATCCAGTTGCGCACTTGTCTGAATAGAGTGAAAAGCTGGATACACGTCAGCAAAAAGACCTTGAACTCATTTTGGAATATCACATACTCTCTATCTTTGTTAACAAGTCGTTAATTGTCAACCCAGAAGCCTCAAGCCACTGCATGATCAAGTCGAGCTTCCTGCCATGGTCTCGACTCGAAATCTCCAATCTCGAAATAGCGCAATTGAGGCCATCTATTTGTGCTTGCCTAGTCTTCTCACTGGTCTGCAAACTTAAGATGATTTCGTTGAGCTTCGATGACTGGGTGTTATGCATAACTCGAAGCTCAGTCTGTGACCCCACGGTCGCAAGTTCGTTGATGTTGTCCGTGCAAGTGCCTATCCTCTGTAAGAGATCGCTGTATCGCAACTCGTGTGGTCTTGTGAAGCTGTGGTAAATATGTTTGAATTTTGACTCATTGCACCATGAGTGAGCTATTAGTAAAAACTCCATGATACAGGAGTAGAGGCTTTCCATAGCTAGCTTCATGTTCTTGGTCGGATACAGTGCAGATAGATGTTCGATGCGTGGAAGACGCTGGGCCACCTCATAAAGTGATTTTGACAATAATTTCAGCGTCTCGCCATGATTGACCACGCTCTAGTATGCCATGGTGAGATGTCAAGGTTCAGAACGCAGACCAGGCAGACTTACAATAAACATCACCTTCATCAGTCCCCAGGCCAAGGAGACGTATTCAGGATGATGCTGAACAAAGACATCAAGTACTTGACCATAATGGCATATTGATTCAGAAGCCTTTTGCAGCCATTTCCGTGTTTTAGAGGCTTCGCTCTTAGCTTCGTACTTTGCGAAAGCATCGCTGACTGCCTTTTCAACGTCTTGTAACGACGACTTCTTCCCCAAAAGAGCCTTCTCGTCACCGCTCAACGAATTGCTCTGTTCAAAGTGTTTCTTAACCGACTTGAAGGCCTCTTGCGCTATACCCGCTTTACCTGACGGAGTAAGCTTGTATGAAGTGTTTCATTGGCTAGTGATTGCTTACTCGCATTATCGCCCTTGTACCATGACTGAAAGACGAGGTCGACGGACATCACGATAGAAGATGTTGAATGCAGTGCTGATAAGAAACTTCTTTTTCGGAAGCTATTCGACTCGAGTCTCAGAGGCCAACAacggaagaagagaggaggCGCTGAAGGCTGAGCAATCACGAGGCATAATCAAGATGACACCCTGCAGCTTCATGCATACACCCTTGTCAGGCGCTTTTGCGGCTGAGCTTCAACTCCTCAGCCTGATTCATTCTCACCTCAACACCTCCTCATTTCATCTCATAATCACTTTATCTCCAAAAATCTAACAAATCATGGACTCACCAACAAGAAGCGTATCGCCTGGCCCAAAGAACAGGAAggacaaggatgatgataaGGATGAtagtgaagaagaagacatccATAAGCAGCTCAGCCGACTTCTGAGAAGAGAGGGTAATCTGTTCGCGAGACCCTCAATGTTGGCGATACCTCGGAGACCTCGACCGGCCCCTTCAAACGCTCGGACAAGAAATCCTCGACAAAAGGCCCCAAAAGGAAGAATACCTCCACCGCCTCCCCCCATGGTCCTTCCCAGAACTCCCCGCAATCAAGTGCAGGTGGtgccacctcctccacctcctcccaTTGATCGTTCTCCTATTCCACTGAGTGATTACACAGATTACACAGGACATTATGAACATGAACGGGTCAACCTTaatcctccacctccaccgCCTCCTCAGGACTATCAAAACTTACCCCCAGCACCTGCACGGTCACCTTTGCCACCTGTTGTCAAGCCAGCTCAGACACATTACACCATCTCTGAAGACGCTATAGGAGCTAGTAACAGAGATAAGCTTGCAGCGATAGATAATGGACCTATTATACCAAATGGACCCAATGCCGGTATCAACGGCTTCAACAACAACTTCGCACTACCCACTCCCCCAGCTCCCATACCATTTCACTACAGAGCGTCTGGATCGACTCGAGGCTATCGAATCCCAACCTTTACCAAGGCCAACAAAGATCAAATAGAAACACAGGCAAAGCTTTCAGAGCCAAACGACACTGGGCTTCAGCATGAAAGTGAGCCATCAAATGTGGGAAAGACAACCGAGGCTCATAGACTTTCTCAAATACAGGAGGAGGGATCTCATGACTCTGCCGAGGTTGTTGGAGAGGATATTACTTCCCACCAGATTCTCGTCGATGAGAACACATTGCAGGCATTAATCCAACGTGTTGAGGagttggaagaagaaaatgccACTCTTCGAGAAGACGCGGACAACGCCTCGACTGTTCCCATGGAATTGCCTGCCAAAGTTCAGCTCTTCTATTGCCTAGAAAGAATCGAGCTCGATGACGACAGTGTCGACGAAAGAAGTCGGACAGTTTATCTTTCTCCTCCTGAATGGGTAGTGTTTGGCGATGATGTCGACCTCAGGGGCCGATTCCCAATCACAGACCCCGGTGACTACGCTGAAGAACAAGGCGCATCACTCATTGTTTACAAGTATTACTCGGTGGACTACCAATACGACGCGGTAAATGCAGCCAAGAGAGCAAAGCAACCGCTTCCCGAACCAGAACCAGCCAGCCAGGATGTCGTTTTAGTGACGGAAGAAATGGTTGAGGCAGTTGAAGCCTTATTCGACCTATTCCCCTCATTCAGCGACGACTTTCCGTATGTCTACGAGATGGGCAGTTTGAAAGACCCTCACCTCTGGTGGTATCACTGCCGAACTAGCTTCAAGATGGAAGCCTTGTCAGAGAGACACGCCCAATTAGTTGGACTTCTCGTTGAATGGATCGAAAGTAACTTCGCACCGCTTTACGATCAGATCGACGATCAATTCAAGAGAGGAAAAGTCTCAAGCGATTCCATTGAGTTCTTGATACGGCCAGGAGATACGCTCGTCGCAGACAAGAATGGCAGATATAGTGGGCGCGTTGCTACCACTCGACCGGCCCCTCAcaaacagaagaagaaaacggATGATTCAGATAAGGACCAAGAGAAACAGGGCACACACACGTGGATTGTGGAAACACGTTCTTACGGATATGCAGGAAAGTTCTTTGCAGTTGATAAAGAGCTGTTCATCGACTTTCCACCCAAATACAGAGGTGGGGAGATCAACATCACGGATCTCAACGTTATACCATTGTCATATGCAAAGCCGAAGGTAAAAGAGATACTTCTGCAGCGAGGCAAGAGGTTTTGGAAGTTGCGCGAGAAaactctcatctcatatGAAGGCAGTGATTCTGATAGGATACAAGCGGTAAGTAGGCCTCACTCAGGCTGACGCATTGTACTGAAACCCAGTAGGGACAACGTTTTATGGTGGACTTTGATACCTATAAGGAACTCCATCCAGGAAGCAGTTACATGAGACAAGAAGGTTATATATCAGGCCGAAAACCCAACTTGCCCAAGGATGGAAGCGAGCCTGAGGAGCCAGAGATTTACTTGTTCCCGAAACTGATTCCGGGGTTTGACTTGCGGCGTAAAAAATGGGGTAAGCAACTTTCCTAGAACAATTTCTTGAGCCTGATATACTCATGGAAATGTAGTTGATCTCGAGGTCGATCGAATTCGGGACGTCAGTTGGAACAAGGAGGCTTTCAAAAGTCTCGTAGCAGACGAAGCTATGAAGGAGCTTGTACTAGCTCTAGTGACCAACCAACTCGACGCCGAGAAAAACACAGATCTTATCGAAAGCAAAGGAAGTGGTCTCATCATGCTCCTACACGGGTCGCCAGGAACAGGCAAGACATTTACAGCCGAGTCTGTGGCCGAAATAGCCAAGAAGCCTTTATATCCAGTTACGTGCGGAGATATCGGCACTGAACCTGCAGACGTGGAGAAGTATCTCGAATCTGTGTTTCATCTAGGGAAGGTCTGGGACTGTgttgtccttcttgatgaagcagagGTCTTTCTTGAACAGCGTACTTTGCAAGATTTGAAGAGAAATGCCTTGGTGTCAGTATTCCTTCGAGCTTTGGAGTACTATGAGGGTATTCTCATCTTAACAACTAACCGCGTGGGGACATTTGACGAGGCCTTCAAATCACGTATCCAGCTGGCTCTACGGTACGAGAAGTTGAAGGACTACCAGCGGCTGCAAATCTGGAAGAACTTCCTAGTAAGGTTGAAGAGTCTAGGTGAGGAAGAAAGtatcgactttgatgatATTGAGTTGTATCTGGAAGAGTTGGCAAAGTATCCTATGAACGGACGACAAATTCGTAATTCTATTACAACGGGACGACAGTTGGCCAAGTataagaggaagaggatgacgTTTGCGCATTTGAAGAGAGCGATTGATGTTGCGGATAAGTTTGATAGGTATTTGGCTGATGTTCAGGAGGGTGATATGGAGGAGTTTAGTGGGAGGGGGGAGAATGGGCGATATACACCTGAGTATCTTGCCAGGGCTGATCAAATCCGATGAGCACACATAGGGAGACATGCTGACATAGAAAGGGCATTTGAAATGTTTTTGGAGTCGAACGTCACAGCCATCGTGGGAATTGGAGGCGACTATGACCCCTTTACACGAACAAGTTGCAGGAAACCCGTGTCTATGGACGCTGGGATCCTCGACAAGTCTGCTATGTTCACACTTTCACGACGTTAATTCTCAGGAAGAAGGCAGACCCTGGTCACTCTGGTGACATTACGATTGATGATAACTACAAGTATATACAAGATAACGGGGGACGATGCCCATTGAAAACATGAGAAACGATCCCAAACTCCAAAACTTCCATCCTACTTGCTGAGGCCATCGGATTCTGGTGGTCCCTTATACACATGTCTCGCGTGCACAACGTACCAAACTGCCGACATCGCCATAAAGCCAAAGAACACAACGACGGCGTAGTTCATGGTCACAGCATTAACAGGAATGGCAACAGGCATAGAGAAAAGAATCATCTCAAAGCAAATCCAGGCTAGTGCGAAAACGTTGATGACCCAACCAAGTTGCTTGCCGAAAGTCCAAGGCGCAGTGTTGACTCCAGCTCGATTAGTGAGCATGGATAGTAGAATAGGAATACCATACGAGCTAGCGAGACCGATGACACCGACAGCAATAAAAGCGTTGAAGGCAGAGCTTGAACCAAGGTAGATAAGACCCAAAAGCATCTCGATGACAGTCGTAAGGAGAAGAGCCATGATGGGTGTTCCGTGTCGCTTGCTGACCTTTGACCAGACTCTTGAGAGGGGAATGGCTTCGTCGCGTGCGAAAGCCCATGTTGTTCGTGAGGCGGCGActgtgatggagatggagcagAAGAGGGTCACGATGAGGACCAGTGCGGTAAGGGCGATTCCGCCGGCTTGGGTGCCCATTACTCGGTAGAAGATCATGGGGAGGACCTGGCCTAGTGGTGCTGCAAGGAGGTCTTCTAGAGGGGGGAGAGTTGCGCAGATGGGGATGATCTGGTGATTGTTAGTGAATTGATGTGAAAGAGAGGATAGATGTGGCTTACGAAGAACAAGCCTGCAATGCCGCCGACGGGGACGCAGAGGGCGAGAGCTCTTGGGAGCTTGACTGTAACATCGCCGCATTCTTCAGCCATGGAAGTGATCATGCCGATGGCAGAGAACGTATAAGCAGATGGTAGAGCGCCGATCCAGAAACCAAAGTCTCCCCAGCCTGACAGATTGGGATCAAAGTTGCCCTTAGTTGGTTAGTAAACAAGCGACTGATCGGGGAATGCCGGACTTACGAGTGTGTAACTTGCCGAATGTCTGCCCTCCTCTGCCTTAGTTGACAGACAAACACAAacgatgaagatggtaaTAGCAGTGAAAGCTGCACAAAACGTATCCACGGTAGGTAGGAATTTGTTGCCAAATGCGACAATGAAGAACGTAAACACACAAAGTCCGTAGAAGATCAACACGAGCTTCCACGGCTGCCAGTCGTACTCGGGCAAGAAGATACTAATACCTCCAgcgagaagagaagcaaagcCAAAGTTGACGGATAATGTGATGGTCCAATTTCCCACAAGCCATGTCCAGCCGGTGATGAAAGACAGGACAGTTCTGTACTTTGGCGATGCGATTTGGAAAGACCAGTAATAGGGACCAGCGGATGTAGGCCATCGAGCAGCGAGTTCGCCTAGTGAGATAGCGATGCACTCGTCGAGAATACAGACGATGATCCAGCCGAGAAACATGGTTAGTTGGCCACCGCCGTAGACGGAGTTGATAAGCGGTGCGCCGAAGCCATAGGGGATCTATCATCAATTAGCCACTGTATACAATTGAAGGAATTGCGCGAGACTTACAGCAGCGATTGCTAATGATTGGAAAAGAAGTGTAAACATTGACCGGTTACGCTTGAGTTCAGGCTTGTACCCAAGTGCCGTCAGGTCCGCAGCATCgccagcatcaccaacagcatgATCATAGTTCTTAGCCTGCTCATGATCACTCCCCTTTTCCGATACACCTTTCTCCGCGTGATTCATATTGACGGTAACAATAAAGAAACAACTAGGTATGATGAAGTAGGGGGAATTGAGGTTGACGTTGACATGTAACGTGCGGCGAAAGCATTGTATTATAAACCAGACACACACTCACACACACACCCTTATCAGAAATTAAACCTTCTGTGACGCCTAATACAAGGTGATATCACGAGCATCCCCCCCTTCCCCAGATTCTAATTCTAGCCGGGACATTTTTTCCTAGAATGTGTTAGTGTGGTGTAGCTATCGTGGGAGGTGGTTTACCCCGCG from Fusarium oxysporum Fo47 chromosome III, complete sequence harbors:
- a CDS encoding amino acid/polyamine transporter I; the protein is MNHAEKGVSEKGSDHEQAKNYDHAVGDAGDAADLTALGYKPELKRNRSMFTLLFQSLAIAAIPYGFGAPLINSVYGGGQLTMFLGWIIVCILDECIAISLGELAARWPTSAGPYYWSFQIASPKYRTVLSFITGWTWLVGNWTITLSVNFGFASLLAGGISIFLPEYDWQPWKLVLIFYGLCVFTFFIVAFGNKFLPTVDTFCAAFTAITIFIVCVCLSTKAEEGRHSASYTLGNFDPNLSGWGDFGFWIGALPSAYTFSAIGMITSMAEECGDVTVKLPRALALCVPVGGIAGLFFIIPICATLPPLEDLLAAPLGQVLPMIFYRVMGTQAGGIALTALVLIVTLFCSISITVAASRTTWAFARDEAIPLSRVWSKVSKRHGTPIMALLLTTVIEMLLGLIYLGSSSAFNAFIAVGVIGLASSYGIPILLSMLTNRAGVNTAPWTFGKQLGWVINVFALAWICFEMILFSMPVAIPVNAVTMNYAVVVFFGFMAMSAVWYVVHARHVYKGPPESDGLSK